Proteins from one Catenuloplanes atrovinosus genomic window:
- a CDS encoding SOS response-associated peptidase, which produces MCGRYATTRSSVDLGALFGAEDETEMPITARFNVAPTDPVPIVRVSHRRERRVLQTARWGLLPPWAKDVRAGARMINARAETVATSRAFAPSFARRRCLVPADGWFEWTAPAGGGTRKQAYYMTPADGGELAFAGLWTVWGEGDDKLLTCSIVTTAARATLTAVHDRMPLVLPPDRWDAWLGEGADEEVLLAPPPDDYLAGLELRPVGPAVGNVRNDGPELIAPIQADALRPPPDDPATLTLF; this is translated from the coding sequence ATGTGCGGCAGGTATGCGACCACCCGGAGTTCCGTCGATCTCGGCGCGCTATTCGGTGCCGAGGACGAGACCGAAATGCCGATTACCGCGCGATTCAATGTTGCGCCGACTGATCCGGTGCCGATCGTGCGCGTCTCGCACCGGCGTGAGCGCCGCGTTCTGCAGACCGCGAGATGGGGCCTGCTGCCGCCGTGGGCCAAGGACGTGCGCGCCGGCGCCCGCATGATCAATGCGCGCGCCGAGACGGTCGCGACGTCGCGGGCGTTCGCGCCGTCGTTCGCGCGCCGCCGCTGTCTGGTGCCGGCCGACGGCTGGTTCGAGTGGACCGCGCCGGCGGGTGGCGGCACGCGCAAGCAGGCGTACTACATGACGCCGGCGGACGGCGGCGAGCTGGCCTTCGCCGGACTGTGGACGGTCTGGGGCGAGGGTGACGACAAGCTTCTGACCTGCAGCATCGTTACCACGGCCGCGCGCGCCACGCTCACCGCCGTGCACGACCGGATGCCGCTGGTGCTGCCGCCGGACCGGTGGGACGCCTGGCTCGGCGAGGGCGCGGACGAGGAGGTGCTGCTCGCGCCGCCACCCGACGACTACCTCGCCGGGCTGGAATTGCGGCCGGTCGGCCCCGCCGTGGGCAACGTCCGGAATGACGGTCCTGAACTCATTGCACCGATTCA
- the hisN gene encoding histidinol-phosphatase — MASYADDLSLAHVLADTADSISMARFRALDLHVEAKPDLTPVSDADTAVEKAIRATLARTRSRDAVLGEEYGQTEAAVGIGTRRWVIDPIDGTKNFIRGVPVWATLIALMEGDTPVVGLVSAPALGRRWWAATGHGAFAGKHTAAATPIRVSGVGRLSDASFCYSDLMGWEESGRLAPMLDIMRQTWRNRAYGDFYGYMLVAEGAVEAMVEPELSLWDVAALVPIVTEAGGRFTDLTGRPGPGGGSAVATNGRLHTEVLERLTSSGIRAL, encoded by the coding sequence ATGGCCAGCTATGCCGACGATCTCTCGCTCGCCCACGTGCTCGCCGACACCGCGGACTCCATCTCGATGGCCCGGTTCCGGGCGCTGGACCTGCACGTGGAGGCCAAACCCGACCTCACGCCGGTCTCCGACGCGGACACCGCGGTGGAGAAGGCGATCCGCGCCACGCTGGCCCGCACCCGGTCCCGGGACGCGGTGCTCGGCGAGGAGTACGGCCAGACCGAGGCCGCGGTCGGCATAGGCACCCGGCGCTGGGTCATCGACCCGATCGACGGCACCAAGAACTTCATCCGCGGCGTCCCGGTCTGGGCCACGCTGATCGCGCTGATGGAGGGCGACACGCCGGTGGTCGGACTGGTCTCCGCGCCCGCGCTGGGCCGGCGCTGGTGGGCCGCGACCGGGCACGGCGCGTTCGCCGGCAAGCACACCGCCGCGGCCACGCCGATCCGGGTCTCCGGCGTCGGCCGGCTGAGCGACGCGAGCTTCTGCTACTCCGACCTGATGGGGTGGGAGGAGTCCGGCCGGCTCGCCCCGATGCTGGACATCATGCGCCAGACCTGGCGGAACCGGGCGTACGGCGACTTCTACGGCTACATGCTGGTGGCCGAGGGCGCGGTGGAGGCGATGGTCGAGCCGGAGCTGTCGCTCTGGGACGTCGCCGCGCTGGTCCCGATCGTGACCGAGGCCGGCGGCCGGTTCACGGATCTCACCGGGCGGCCCGGCCCGGGCGGCGGCAGCGCGGTCGCCACGAACGGGCGCCTGCACACCGAGGTGCTCGAACGGCTCACCTCCTCCGGCATCCGCGCGTTGTGA
- the aroA gene encoding 3-phosphoshikimate 1-carboxyvinyltransferase produces MAKPTVTQPWRAPTAAGPVGAVVHLPGSKSVTNRALVLGALATGPSTLAAPLLARDSALMVAGLRALGAHVSTAADDRWVVRPGPLHAAGHIDVGVAGTVMRFLPPVAGLAAGVATFDGDPLARRRPLGPLIQALRAIGVRVEGAPGGVLPLTVHGTGEVHGGEVVIDASASSQLVSGLLLAGPRFARGITVRHLGPPVPAAPHLRMTVAMLRSAGAGVDDATPDVWSVAPGRLSGRGWEIEPDLSSALPFFAAALVTGGEVVLPGWPRSSMQPVEQLRGLLRRMGADVRLGTGGLTVRGTGRVHGLDADLSGLSELAPVLAAVAALADSPSTLRGIGHIRGHETDRLAVLARALGAVGAHVTELADGLRIAPRPLRGGVVDTDRDHRMAHAAAVIGLAVPGVELSDVACTSKTLPDFPALWSAMVEDVR; encoded by the coding sequence GTGGCGAAACCTACAGTTACCCAGCCGTGGCGGGCGCCCACCGCGGCCGGCCCGGTCGGCGCCGTCGTCCACCTGCCCGGGTCCAAGTCCGTGACCAACCGCGCGCTCGTGCTCGGCGCGCTCGCGACCGGCCCGTCCACGCTGGCCGCGCCGCTGCTGGCCCGGGACAGCGCGCTGATGGTGGCCGGGCTGCGGGCGCTCGGCGCGCACGTCTCCACCGCCGCGGACGACCGCTGGGTGGTCCGCCCCGGCCCGCTGCACGCGGCCGGCCACATCGACGTGGGCGTGGCCGGCACCGTCATGCGGTTCCTGCCACCGGTCGCGGGCCTGGCGGCCGGGGTGGCCACGTTCGACGGCGACCCGCTCGCCCGGCGGCGCCCGCTCGGCCCGCTCATCCAGGCGCTGCGCGCGATCGGCGTACGGGTGGAGGGCGCCCCCGGCGGCGTGCTGCCGCTGACCGTGCACGGCACCGGCGAGGTGCACGGCGGCGAGGTGGTGATCGACGCGTCCGCCTCCAGCCAGCTCGTCTCCGGGCTGCTGCTGGCCGGCCCGCGGTTCGCGCGCGGCATCACGGTGCGGCACCTCGGCCCGCCGGTCCCGGCCGCGCCGCACCTGCGGATGACCGTGGCGATGCTGCGCTCGGCCGGCGCCGGCGTGGACGACGCCACACCGGACGTGTGGAGCGTCGCGCCGGGCCGGCTGTCCGGGCGCGGCTGGGAGATCGAGCCGGACCTGTCCAGCGCGCTGCCGTTCTTCGCGGCAGCGCTGGTGACCGGCGGCGAGGTGGTGCTGCCCGGCTGGCCGCGCAGCAGCATGCAGCCGGTCGAGCAGCTGCGTGGGCTGCTGCGGCGGATGGGCGCGGACGTACGGCTCGGCACCGGCGGCCTGACCGTGCGCGGCACCGGCCGGGTGCACGGGCTGGACGCGGACCTCTCCGGGCTGAGCGAGCTGGCGCCGGTGCTGGCCGCGGTGGCCGCGCTCGCGGACTCGCCGAGCACGCTGCGCGGCATCGGGCACATCCGCGGCCACGAGACCGACCGGCTCGCGGTGCTGGCCCGCGCGCTCGGGGCGGTCGGCGCGCACGTCACCGAGCTGGCCGACGGGCTGCGGATCGCGCCCCGGCCGCTGCGCGGCGGCGTGGTCGACACCGACCGCGACCACCGGATGGCGCACGCGGCCGCGGTCATCGGCCTGGCGGTCCCCGGCGTGGAACTGAGCGACGTAGCGTGTACCTCGAAGACGCTGCCCGACTTCCCGGCACTATGGTCGGCGATGGTCGAGGATGTTCGATAG
- the rsgA gene encoding ribosome small subunit-dependent GTPase A: MRPGRSSRPRTRTRPKHEDAIEGFVVAVDRGRYTCMVDDEPVTAMRARELGRKSVVVGDRVGLVGDVSGSAGSLARIVRIEERTSVLRRTADDDDTTAEGRLERVVVANADQLVIVSALADPPPRTGFIDRCLVAAYDADITPLLCLTKADLAGPEEVLGYYAELDLPYVLSAPDGDLSALREVLAGRVSVMVGHSGVGKSTLVNRLVPDADRAVGVVSAVGKGRHTSTSAVALRLPTRRREDPGWIVDTPGVRSFGLALVSAESLLHGFPDLIDGTVECPPNCEHTEGDPECALPAWVAAGHADARRLESYRRLLASRSGGDGLEGPDRG, from the coding sequence ATCCGACCGGGCAGGTCGTCGCGCCCCCGCACCCGTACCCGTCCGAAGCACGAGGACGCGATCGAGGGGTTCGTGGTCGCGGTCGACCGGGGCCGCTACACCTGCATGGTCGACGACGAGCCGGTGACCGCGATGCGCGCCCGCGAGCTGGGCCGCAAGTCGGTGGTCGTGGGCGACCGGGTGGGGCTGGTCGGCGACGTCTCCGGCAGCGCCGGCTCGCTCGCCCGGATCGTCCGGATCGAGGAGCGCACCTCGGTGCTGCGCCGCACCGCGGACGACGACGACACCACCGCCGAGGGCCGCCTGGAGCGGGTCGTGGTGGCGAACGCGGACCAGTTGGTGATCGTGAGCGCGCTGGCCGACCCGCCGCCGCGGACCGGGTTCATCGACCGGTGCCTGGTCGCGGCGTACGACGCGGACATCACGCCGCTGCTCTGCCTCACCAAGGCGGACCTGGCCGGGCCCGAGGAGGTGCTCGGCTACTACGCGGAGCTGGACCTGCCGTACGTGCTCTCCGCGCCGGACGGCGACCTGAGCGCGCTGCGCGAGGTGCTGGCCGGGCGCGTCTCGGTGATGGTGGGCCACTCCGGCGTGGGCAAGTCCACGCTGGTGAACCGGCTGGTGCCGGACGCGGACCGGGCGGTCGGCGTGGTCAGCGCGGTCGGCAAGGGCCGGCACACCTCCACCAGCGCGGTCGCGCTGCGGCTCCCCACGCGGCGCAGGGAAGATCCGGGCTGGATCGTCGACACGCCCGGCGTCCGCAGCTTCGGCCTGGCGCTGGTCTCCGCGGAGAGCCTGCTGCACGGCTTCCCGGACCTGATCGACGGCACCGTCGAGTGCCCGCCGAACTGCGAGCACACGGAGGGCGACCCGGAGTGCGCGCTGCCCGCCTGGGTGGCGGCCGGGCACGCGGACGCGCGGCGGCTGGAGTCGTACCGGCGGCTGCTGGCCTCCCGATCCGGCGGCGACGGGCTGGAAGGGCCCGACCGAGGTTAG